CTTGTTCTGCTTCCTTGTATCTCTGCTGCCCCTGAAGCAGTGAGCCGTAGTTCCTGTACGGTTGGACAAACTTAGGGTTCGTCTTGATTGCATACAGTTCAATCTGTTCCGCCATTGCCGTGTCGTTTTTAGCTGTAAACACATAAGCTAGGTTGCTCAGCATAAGAGCATCATTGGGATACTGTTTTAACGCCTCAACGTAAAGTCCCATTCCAGTATTCCAAACACTACTCCTGTGAAATGTCTTAGCAGAGTAGGAAATGATCAGAAGTCCAATTCCAAACTTTGAAACCATTCTTACAATTCGATTCCCGGACCGAAACAAGTACGATGCTCCTAGACCAACCAACAGGCAGGCTCCCATACTAGGTACGTACAATACTCTTTCAGCAACAACGAACCCAACTTTCACAAACAGATTGCTCGAAGGTAGAAAGAAGAGTATAATTAAGGCAAGAGAAAAACATGCCGAGTTCGAGTATGATCTTCTCCTAGTAAGCACAATCAATCCAAACACGAAAAGGGAAATGAAGAATATCAGAGTTAAAATGAGGCGATAGTCAGATAGAGATTCGATGAGGGGGATGTAGCCAAATCGGTAGTCTTGTCGGAGCATAGATGGGAAGAGTAACAGCTGGGCGTTAACTAGCGTCAAATAGAGGTAATAAAACTGACGATAAGGTGTGGACAGTTTCTGGCCAGGCTGGTCCGATCTGTATCGAGAGAAGAGGGTCATTCAACACTAGTACCTATTAAAGTTATGCATGGTACTTCACACGTTATCTAACTTCCATACGATGAACTAATATTTATCACAAGACAATAAGTAACTAACTATATAAGCCTGCCGTGAATCTCAACCAGTATTCAGAAATTATGCTCCAATATATAACGGAAGGCATGAAACTATCACATCTCTCAATAATTTTAACTTGCCGAGAAAACTTTGGACTCCCCTGCGCAATCAGTACTCTAGTCAGGAGCAGGCAGAGTGAGAAAACACCAAGAATAACAGCTCTGCTTAGTAACTTCCTCTCCTGAGTACGTGGCTTTGATTTCAGCAGGCCCAATATGGCCTTAAGATCCAGCTGTATATGATTATAGATTAAGTACGTAATTTCACATGAGATATACGTTGTAACCATTTTACAATTAACGAACCCTTTGGGGAGCAAAGTACACGAGTGCATGGCATTAGTTTTTTACGTACACGAATTGTTGGGACCTGGATGGCTGgattttttattttattgcagTTGACCTCTCTTCAAGGAGGGGCCGTTTAGAGAGGTTACGTATTAGATTTGAGGGGTATATACGTAAAGAGATCTTGTGCTACCAATAAAAGATGATCTCAGAAACACGCCTCTTTGCAATTAAAAATGCTTGCAGAAGGGTCATGTAATGTTTATAAATTAAGTTCTCAAACTTATACCTTATGTATGATAAGAACGTCATAAGCAAGACAGGCTGAAGCAGCCATGATTCCCTGCTCCTTGCTAAGGAAAGATGCCAGACACAAAATTGCCATGACGATTATCTGTTTCCATCCCTTCTTGTCCATCATGGCATGCACCAGTAGAGCCAGCAAACAAAATGCTGCACACATTAGCTCAGCTCTCCCCACCACACCAGCTACCTACGGATGGAGGAGGGGCAGTCAATTAAAGCATAAATTATTTCCTCAGAGCCCCACACTAAATTGCAAATGCAATCAATCATAGAAAGCAGAGTTACTTTAATACAGGCACAGCCtcgatgatgatgatgatgatgaaatCGAATGTGTGAAATTTAAATATCCTGGGAGgaagtataataatacacagtATATCAAGAAGCACCATGTCGCTCATGGATCTATAATTATCGACCACTagctattatataataattatgtatacatacatatatacaagCGAGCCTCACCGCCTCAGTGTGGATGGGATGAACAGTATAGAGAAGTGAAGACAGGAGGGTGGGTAACAGCCGACCCTCAAACACACGCGCACTCACAAGGGCAAACAAGTAGCACACTAACGCATTGATGGCCACATTCACCAGGTGGTACCCCATAGGTTCTAGATTGTGTAAATGAAAGTTCATCTTAAATGTAGCGGAACAGAGAGGACGGTACGATTTATGACTGGTATCATCTGTTATTTTGTATCCCCAGAAATCATGCCAGAGTATGTCAGTCCAGGGTGACGAGGGTCGAAGGTCAGCGTTTGTTTTTATGGCGACCGTGTCATCGAACACTAGATCTCCATTGAGAGAGTTTAGGTAGAGAAGAGTAGCTACGATTGCAGAGGCTGCTCCGATGAGATGGGTTGCTGATCCAGAACCGATTGTAGCCATTATACTATCTGTCCACGTCTAGAGTATAATGATTGATATTTTATTCTTCACTCAGAACTACACTGCATGTAGGTTATAGTAGTACGTAGCCATATACACCGAACAGAAGTTGAAAACTGAAACCATGCTTGTTATAGTGTGGCTGTATCGATCATTAGCAACCACAAATGAAGACACACATAGACACAGCATTCTTCTATTTACAAACTGTAGTCATGCCAAACATTTGTTAAGCTTCCCTCGATCACTAGCTGTAGCAGTTCACTTTGAGCTAAATTCAGGAATGCAATAAATTGTACCATAATAGAATTTCAAAATCTGAGCACAAAGCATATAAATTAATGGTAATAATTTCAAGTGTAAATTAAGACGAAAGGCACTAAAGCACAGTATGTATAATTCAGTTTGATCGTAAGCAAAAATGTACTTTCTACTATAAATGATAAGTTCAACATGTAGTTCTGTTCAATTAGCCTCTATATGGGGGGTCTAGCGGAACTGCAGGGGGCTGACACGTAGGCCAATGCTCTCTCTACCCACCTCCGACACCTGGGGGCATGGGTGAATGCATGGGACATGTGCAATTAAGACAGCATTACATGTAGCACATGGCTTATAATGTTATGATTATGggttggtacatgtacatgtaattaacacacactgcatggctatacatgtacatgtacatgcatgtggacTAGTAGTATTGGGACTTAGTGTACGGAATGACGAATCCATACcattattatgtacacaaacacaaaacacCACTGTTTGCAAATAACTACTTCTTACAGACATGTTGAAAAACCACACCTCTTTAAACCagtcactgcacacacacacacccacaccactcacCTGGCACACGTTACACACCGCCCCCTTGCTCTCCGGCATGTAGCACGCCTCACAGAAAGGACACTTCTCTTGCGGTTTTCCcctgtacacacaacacaagccATTCAAGAACACAGTAGTAGTAAACATTTATTTCTACAACAGCATGCCAAATTGTAGAGTGCATGATAAAATGTCAAGATCCAGCTTGATGTATAATTACAATGCACGTCCAAGTGCCGTACATGTATCTACTTTTAGTctattatacattgtacacattgATTTTTACCTGTATATTGGTTTGTAGGTGGCCCCACAAACTGAGAACGGGTTGTGCTGGTCATAGAGAAGCTTGTGTGCATCGGTCGGGTTCTTATCACACGCCTGGAGGATCTTACGagtctgtggtgtgtgtgtggggggaggggtatgTTTAGGGGgtcgtttgtgtgtgtgtgggtatgtttAGGggatcgtgtgtgtgtgtgtggggggggggggggcacatgaTAGAAGACACAACATTTTTGTAACGTGTACACACGTGTACACTACGTGGTTAAGCAAAGTAGAAATGTATGTGAATTAATGTGTAGCCATATAAGGCACCTGGACAGCCACGTCTTGTTTTGGGCCCAGTTCCAATAGCCTACGGGCGAATGAGGCAGCTGTCTTGAAGTTCTTCATCTGAAAAAAATAAGGAAGTTAACACAATACATCTGGAATGCCAACAGAGCACATATAAAAATGGAACCAAGTCCTTGAAGAGCATGCAGTACTAAAACTGGTTTTGTAATACAAGTGCTTGCATGCACATTCACCaaatctacatgcatgcacatacatgtagattgaaATTCAGCCGTTACATTATTTTAGTCACTATAGACAGCATGACGCTGGTTTGTAATacaagtactgtacatgtatgtatcacATAAAAATAATTTGCCATTAGGTTTGAGTTTTCCAGGCTCACCTTATAGAAGAGGTTGAGAGCAGTGCGTAGTGTAAGGACGAGGTGGACTGGCTGCAGAGCACTGTGGGTGAAGTAGGCTGCCATCTGAAGAGGAgcgaggggggggggggggggcaaacaCGAGTTAGACCAGCAGGAATTcataccatgtacatgtacaatcaatCAAAACCTTCTTAATGATCATACAGTACTGTGCGATATTTTATCAACCAACTATAGTACTTACCTCACAAAGCCTCTTCTGCTGTTCAAGGTTTCTCTGTGTACAAAAAAACGAAGTGCTCATTGAATTAACTAGTTAATTTACACGCTAGCGACAGAGTGTCCCCTAGCTCCCTCACCTTAGGTAGTTCCTTGCGCTGTATCTCCATGGAGAGCCCCAGGATGTACTCACGGCAGATTTTCAGCAGCTGCTGAGCCTACAGGAGAGGGAAATACTACGGATATATGCATGCCCATAACTGTTCGAGTGATGGCTATGTCTTTTCAAACGTCAATCTCAATTTTCAACACGAAGGTCCTTGAAATAGAGTAATTCTAACAGAACATGCTAGTAACATCACCACACCACAGAAGATATCTCTACTGTAAGTGCTAACTTTAGAAACTACAGTGTAAAAAGGCACTAACGAAGACTGTCATAAtctattgaccacacccacacacctcggTAATCTCGCTCTTAGAGTCCAGGGCCAGCAGTGGCACACTCAATAGAATGGAGCGAAACTTGTCCACACCCTCGGAGAATTTACCTGACGTGGTTGACTGATAAGCACCCTGGAGTCGTCGCACCAGCTGCTCGAGTGTGAGAGCCACAGCAGGTAGACCACCCCTCGCACCCGCCTCTTGCCTGAGGGAGTGGTAGTACACAATGGAAAAATATAAAgcgtataattacatgtatgtctatAGGTGTATAAGATTGATGAGTGGGCAGCTCACCAGTTCCTGTGAGGGAAGCCGTATAGTGGAGGGTTTAGGGGAATTCCCGTGATGGCCGTACGACTCTGACTGTATGCACTCATGAAGAGCGCTTTGAAGGGTTCAAAGTTCACCACTGCAAGCTGGTCATTCAGCAACTATATACAGAGAGGGACACAGAATGTGAGATGGAAAAGGGATTAAAAAtagagcctataattatgtatacactaTAACAGTGTGTAAAAGGTCATCGAATATAACGCTTCATCTATACTTATAGTTCGCTAGAAGATATCATCATTACCGTGGagtacacgcccactcaccctcATGGCCGTCTCGTATGACCCGGCCCTCACATGATCCCCGGGCAACTGGGAGTTATTGACCCACACCTGGGCAGGACTAGTGCCCTTAGTGGGTGGGACGTAGTAGCCCTCGTCTCCTATACCACCGGCACCAAGGTCTGGTTCCTATGGTAACACAATCATTATTACATAGTGACATGCTCAAAAGCTACatttaaatataattatacggaatGAATGACCAACAACTGCACGCATGTAGAAAAAACATTTGCTATTTGATTGAGATAGTAattacacaaataattatacaatattaTATTGATTGACAAGAGACTAACGAGGTCGGGTGGTAGTTCCAGTTCGTCGTCATCAACGTCCCAacctcctccctcctctccCTCCATCATGTCCTCACCACCCACATCCGTCACTATCTCtccatctgtgtgtgtgtgtgtgtgtgtgtgtgtgtgtgtgtgtggggggggggggagggtacATGATTTGTACACTACTACTGAGGCTAGCTACATAATATTCAAATAGTCGGAAAATATACATCAATTGCATGCAGTATGTACGTACacctgtacataattatagtctgtaATAAACTATATGAATTTCATGAATTTCATCACGGCAGGTAACACTTACAATTAACATTCCTTGATGTTGCTAAGGATGTACGATACAATATTAAAAAAGCGTACAAGTaactgtaggtacatgtacttcaatgtCTATAGGGTTCAATGAACTTGCCTTCATTGATAATCAGTTCATCATCGTCTCCCCATCCACCATCCTCGGGCTGATCCAATGGGTCAATGGTTGCCATGACACCAGCACCACTAGGACCTGTACCAACGATGGGAAATGTTTGGTAAGCATGGtaagcagggtttcatctagtggggggcagggctgaaccttccccccaaaTGTTTGACATTATCACATTATTACTGTCTGtgatgtaactagatctactgtgatgcactagcatgtaatagggggtgtggtcaacaaatatgggagtggccaaacattttgcggcgtGCTTACATGCGCCCAAAcctttaatcctagatgaaaccctggtaagatgtacattaattgtaaCAAGGCATACACTGTTATTAGGATTCTAAAGGTGACCTTTTCCAGTCATTCCTTCAAAGAATCCCTTTGACACGTTGAGGAGTGGCCAGTTGGACTCTGTCTGACTGATGGGCGGGATGGGGCGGAGTAGCTTGGCACTGGGGTGGACCTCGGGGAGCTGAGGGAAATTTTGTACGATAACAAATTATTATTTACGCCACTAGCCCACAAAATTCAAATGTGtgaatcattaatttttcctAGAGGTGGTTACAGTACTTACCAACCAAGTGTgggcatgcacatgcagtgtatgtgcacatgcatgtacatttgtatattGTTCACCTTGTCGAGATGAGAGTTGAGAGATTCTGCCAGAGCCTCGCTCTCTTCAGTGAGTCCGTGAGTGGCAGCTGTCAGATAGGCAAGTGactctgtgagggtgtggtgtgggcgttaACGGTTGTTGTCATAGAAACAGCTAAGGTCACAtacgttacatgtacatgtataaaaatcAGAAATTTAATCGATTGAGGTACGTAATAAGGCTTATTGAGAGTTCATAGAGATTGTACCTTGACCCACAGCACGGAGTACTTTGACCCTTTCCTTGACGTCCCCAGTAAAGAGTGCGTTCTGGTACTGACTGCTCACGTCTTTGCGGATCTCAGCTGCATTTGAAAATAAGGGAGTTGAATCAAAGGTTAATGAGTAATAACAGGTATCCAGGGTCTTACAATAATTCTAGTACATTGATAGTAAAAAATGCAGCACTGTCGTATTAAATGTACAGTAAAGCTGTCCTgtagtgcacatgcatgatgtTACATTGACTCACCAATTTTAGTCATTTTCCTGAGTTTATCCATGTTCCCAGTGATGACGTACAGAAAGGAGAGACGATCGAAGTTCTTGGTACGTTGGTACGCCATTTCAAccacctgcatgtgtgtgtgggtgggtgtgtgtgtgtgtgtcgagggtgccatgtgtgtgtgtgtgtgtgtacgaaAATTACTAACAAATAACTTTCATTGACATGAATGATACCTGAAAAACAGAAACCATGCACTATACATTTATGAGAGGTAAAAAATTACTAGTATAAGTGCTCACCTGATGGTTTCCCTGAGCGAGTGCGGCCGAGGCCAGTCTGTCCCAGCACACCTTGTCATCGAGGGTCTTGGCAGCCTCCAGAGCAATCTACACGTGCGTACAGTACAGAGGTCAGGTTAGACAAGAATACCAACAAGCAGTGAGTTTTACCCATATCAcatgagctacatgtagcatacATACAGTGAAAACCAACTGAGttttgtacacataattacataacATGTATACAAGGCACACATTCAAGCTTTCAAACAGTGCTCACACTGTCATGAGTTTAAATAGTACAGGTACGTGAGATTTTATAGATACAATCATGGTCGACTTTTGCACGCTGTAAAATACAAATGAGCAGTGCAAGCACAAGACTGTGAAGGGGGCGTGTACCTCAATGTTCCCACACTCAAGAGCCAGAGAAAATCGTGTCCTCTCATCCTTGACAAAGTGGAGGGCCACCTATAAGGTACGAATAAAAAGTTCACACCATGACATTACTTTATTGTGGTACATGTTCACTGACCTCGGGATAGCCTTTCTGTTGTAGGTAGGCGATAATGGACTGACCGACCAACTTGGCTGTACGCACCATGTGcaacacctgtgtgtgtgtgtgtgtgtgtgtgtgtgtgtgtgtgggtgtgtgtggtgtgtgtgtgtgtgcgtgtaatgtgatgtgtgtttgtgtgtgtgtgcgtgtgatgtgtgcgtgtgtgtgtgtgagccttGAAATGTCAAGTATGGAATCTAGCAACCCATAGAAAGGTAATTGGCACGCACAACATTCACACCTTTTGAAACTTTATCATGGTGACAGTTAATTAACACGGTTCCATCTACACACATGTAACACATGCGGTCACACAGTACGAGATATGCATTCAACGTCAACACCGTATTACTATaatattttgcaggtgaaaagCCTTTGCAAATgggccaaatcagcagaaaaatcgATCATTTGCGATCTcccgttctggcaaggatcgtgtgtagtacttatttaggttttgcgattttattgttgcaaatttaTCAACCcttgcaaagttcgcatatgtgtgatgctcgcaaaacattttagtaatacggtatttcAATTAGTActcataaaattattataccttagacaaacaataataatgctgcatacatgtacctcatcGTATTTCCTATTAATGAGGGCAAGTTTGAACTTGTACTCAGTGGGGTCAATGGAGAGCACCCTGGTCTTGCACTCTCTGTCCAGACAGTACACCTTGCTCCCCTTGACTGCCGTGATGTAGATAGGTAGGTCCAGGGTACGAATGATACCATGGTCActggaggaggggggggggggattttgatgaataattatttatccaGCAAGGGAAAGGGTAGCACAATAGGCAGCTAGGCCTCTCAAGGGTGCTCCCCAAAACACACAAATTTAAAAGAGCTCACTTCCAGCTATCATAAAAATTTATTACAGAGGTGCAGTGAGACTATTGTAGACACTCTATACgcaggtcatcctctataatacagtcaATAGGCCCAAAGTctctatacagtacatacatgtacatgcagcacatGTTCCAACCAGTGTTAGCTAGGCCATCTCCATCTGTATTGCAGTCACCGTTAGTTTTAGTTACCCAAGGGTGATCGCTATACATTGATGACTAATATTCGACTCGTATTATTTAGAGGGGCTTACCCGTTGCTGAGGGCGTATTTGATGTGGTTACTAGTAGTGTAAATGAGGACTCCGTTCTCGTCCCAGCCGGCACTCTTGACTCTCATGTTCTCGTTCACAGTGCACTGGGCCACCAGTTTACGATTGCACACCGCCAGGgctgtggaggtgtgtgtgttgtgtgagggtgtgtacagtaaattatagctacatgtacaggtatgcATATCAACCTCAGACACGATAAATAATAGTTGGTAGTAAGTATGAAGTATGGCTAGCCAAGATAGAAGCAAAAGACATACAATGTAGAAAACAGCTTTCAATTTATGACGTACTGTTTCTGCCGAGGAGTGCAACATGTGACATGTCATCTGACCAGACGACGTATTTGACCTTGGATATCTTCACAGTGTTCAGagacctacacacacacacagtaacatAATACAGTAGATACCTGTACATCCTATAGAGTACTTGCTATTATAGTCATTTGCAATGAATATTGAATAGAAAAAAGCTGTTAACAGTAACCAGTACATACTATAGGTCTTCGCCTTTTTTTATGGCGAAACTGCTACAAGCAGGTTCGATGCTCCCCCCAAAATAGTATGATAAT
This is a stretch of genomic DNA from Halichondria panicea chromosome 1, odHalPani1.1, whole genome shotgun sequence. It encodes these proteins:
- the LOC135352071 gene encoding protein O-mannosyl-transferase Tmtc3-like, with translation MATIGSGSATHLIGAASAIVATLLYLNSLNGDLVFDDTVAIKTNADLRPSSPWTDILWHDFWGYKITDDTSHKSYRPLCSATFKMNFHLHNLEPMGYHLVNVAINALVCYLFALVSARVFEGRLLPTLLSSLLYTVHPIHTEAVAGVVGRAELMCAAFCLLALLVHAMMDKKGWKQIIVMAILCLASFLSKEQGIMAASACLAYDVLIIHKLDLKAILGLLKSKPRTQERKLLSRAVILGVFSLCLLLTRVLIAQGSPKFSRSDQPGQKLSTPYRQFYYLYLTLVNAQLLLFPSMLRQDYRFGYIPLIESLSDYRLILTLIFFISLFVFGLIVLTRRRSYSNSACFSLALIILFFLPSSNLFVKVGFVVAERVLYVPSMGACLLVGLGASYLFRSGNRIVRMVSKFGIGLLIISYSAKTFHRSSVWNTGMGLYVEALKQYPNDALMLSNLAYVFTAKNDTAMAEQIELYAIKTNPKFVQPYRNYGSLLQGQQRYKEAEQMYRKAIELSGPVIRKYQQTAETYKSLAEVISVDETRYHESLHVIDKLVSIAHNNPLAHFERGRYLLKLNKTEEADRALRRNVQASSDKATALLEIGKLYLSENLVNKAAETFREGVDKYPKYGYLMLELGCLIATNTTVVLEDLKLAIRYLKAIVRADPTYERAHFHLGLIYIKLNKLQQARDFFETTLQLNSTHTDAAILVSYTQYVAENYTGVVNVLSTISLDDMIDSSYFDVISLLGNSYIGLGMYDQAQELYDSVLSRDAENLGALNGLGALRAKQNNINESMDYFKRVLSLDSGNKQALNFLRTLK
- the LOC135352062 gene encoding coatomer subunit alpha-like; translation: MLTKFETKSHRVKGLVFHGTRPWILTSLHNGVIQLWDYRMCTLIDRYDEHDGPVRGIDFHSNQPLFVSGGDDYKIKVWNYKQKRCLFTLLGHLDYIRTTFFHKEYPWVVSCSDDQTIRIWNWQSRTCISVLTGHNHYVMCAQFHPTEDLVASASLDQTVRVWDISGLRKKTVAPGSSGPVDTFRNPGSGTELFGTSDVIVKHVLEGHDRGVNWVSFHSSLPLIISAADDRQIKMWRMNDAKAWEVDTCRGHYNNVCSTLFHPRQDLILSVSEDRSIRVWDMSKRSCIQTFRRESDRFWVIAAHPTLNVFAAGHDNGMLVFKLERERPAYTVHQNILYYVKDRFLRRYEIGTSKDAPVMAIRRSGAPQFRSSPHILSYNPAESAVLVCSNTTNAENAYYEIFPVPRNTDPSNPEFTEGKRSPGLTAVWLARNRFAILDKSHQLVIKNLRNEVTKKVQCPPCDRIFYAGTGHLLLKDAESVTLFDVQQRRSLNTVKISKVKYVVWSDDMSHVALLGRNTLAVCNRKLVAQCTVNENMRVKSAGWDENGVLIYTTSNHIKYALSNGDHGIIRTLDLPIYITAVKGSKVYCLDRECKTRVLSIDPTEYKFKLALINRKYDEVLHMVRTAKLVGQSIIAYLQQKGYPEVALHFVKDERTRFSLALECGNIEIALEAAKTLDDKVCWDRLASAALAQGNHQVVEMAYQRTKNFDRLSFLYVITGNMDKLRKMTKIAEIRKDVSSQYQNALFTGDVKERVKVLRAVGQESLAYLTAATHGLTEESEALAESLNSHLDKLPEVHPSAKLLRPIPPISQTESNWPLLNVSKGFFEGMTGKGPSGAGVMATIDPLDQPEDGGWGDDDELIINEDGEIVTDVGGEDMMEGEEGGGWDVDDDELELPPDLEPDLGAGGIGDEGYYVPPTKGTSPAQVWVNNSQLPGDHVRAGSYETAMRLLNDQLAVVNFEPFKALFMSAYSQSRTAITGIPLNPPLYGFPHRNWQEAGARGGLPAVALTLEQLVRRLQGAYQSTTSGKFSEGVDKFRSILLSVPLLALDSKSEITEAQQLLKICREYILGLSMEIQRKELPKRNLEQQKRLCEMAAYFTHSALQPVHLVLTLRTALNLFYKMKNFKTAASFARRLLELGPKQDVAVQTRKILQACDKNPTDAHKLLYDQHNPFSVCGATYKPIYRGKPQEKCPFCEACYMPESKGAVCNVCQVSEVGRESIGLRVSPLQFR